In the genome of Spirochaetaceae bacterium, the window GCGACCTGGAGATCCCGGAGGTGTTCGCCAGCTACGACGACCTGCTGTGGAGCGACCGCATCGACGCGGTATACGTGCCGCTGCCCAACTCCCTGCACGAGGAATGGGCGATCCGCGCCATGGAGCACGGCAAGCACGTGTTCTGCGAGAAGCCGCTGGCCACCAGCCCGGCAGCGGCGCAGCGCATGGTGGACGCCGCCGCGCGGCACGGCGTGCTGCTGATGGAAGCGATGGTGTTCCGTTACCACCCGCAGACGCTGCGCCTGCGCCGCCTGCTCGACGCCGGCGCGATCGGCGACCTGCGCCACGTCGCAATGCACATGGGCGGGCCGCTGCCCCCCGGCAACATCCGGTGGCAGCCCGATCTGGGCGGCGGCGCACTCGCCGACATCGGCTGCTACCTGATCGACGTGGCGCGCTGGGCGGCCGGAACCGAGCCGGTCCGGGTATCCGCGGCCTGGCGGGAGACCCGGCAAGGCGGCGTCGACAGCCACATCGGACTGCTGCTGGAGTTCCCGGACGCCGTGGTGGCCACCCTGTTCGGCACCTTCGACGCCATGCCGGTGCGCGGT includes:
- a CDS encoding Gfo/Idh/MocA family oxidoreductase; the encoded protein is MKQVKSDKVRWGIVSTAQIGRWVFAPALRATARGELTGVASRNRERAAAFARDLEIPEVFASYDDLLWSDRIDAVYVPLPNSLHEEWAIRAMEHGKHVFCEKPLATSPAAAQRMVDAAARHGVLLMEAMVFRYHPQTLRLRRLLDAGAIGDLRHVAMHMGGPLPPGNIRWQPDLGGGALADIGCYLIDVARWAAGTEPVRVSAAWRETRQGGVDSHIGLLLEFPDAVVATLFGTFDAMPVRGAQLAGSGGSLHIEQPTHPYEESAYTLTTPQATERATLNNGVRAFTPSLDHFHDCLFDGAAPMLPNTDAIATARVMGAAAESARTGRTVHLDQLRDQV